The following proteins come from a genomic window of Danaus plexippus chromosome 3 unlocalized genomic scaffold, MEX_DaPlex mxdp_34, whole genome shotgun sequence:
- the LOC116770126 gene encoding uncharacterized protein LOC116770126 — MTIVIRKSLLQVNMMFGLFATLLMLGGCMCVDRHHPSSENRSSPYVQSWVDFFEARLLLQELVPRDKNNLTNPSTREHLSAGVLSAVTMAVGKQASLFCSPYDPLSILQDVLPSVWTNYNEVAADPLNNKLAEINKRVQNISAIIDGLCYEIDVEDCNQEVERNVQEDDSLVDSARLLLAVGKVSHTLRLHEKEIREVVSDYKDAPYLIKLMQSEDYKQLAYDIGNVELLLGLEIK; from the exons ATGACTATTGTTATAAGAAAATCGTTGCTTCAGGTAAATATGATGTTTGGTCTTTTTGCGACCCTGTTAATGTTGGGCGGATGTATGTGTGTAGATAGACACCATCCCAGCAGTGAAAATAGATCAAGTCCATATGTACAATCCTGGGTAGATTTCTTCGAAGCCAGGTTATTGCTTCAAGAATTGGT CCCCcgtgataaaaataatctgaCTAATCCGTCTACGCGTGAGCATCTCTCGGCCGGTGTTCTGTCAGCAGTGACCATGGCTGTCGGAAAACAAGCATCGTTATTTTGCTCCCCATACGACCCGCTCTCAATACTACAAGATGTGTTGCCGTCTGTATGGACTAATTACAATGAAGTAGCAGCTGATcctctaaataataaactcgCTGAAATTAATAAGCGAGTCCAGAAT ataagtGCTATCATTGACGGACTATGTTATGAGATCGATGTTGAAGACTGCAATCAGGAAGTGGAGAGGAACGTTCAGGAAGATGATTCATTAGTAGACAGCGCCAGACTGTTACTAGCTGTGGGAAAAGTATCACACACCCTCAGGCTTCACGAAAAGGAAATACGAGAGGTGGTGTCAGACTATAAAGATGCACCTTATCTGATAAAGCTAATGCAGAGTGAGGACTACAAACAGTTAGCGTACGATATCGGTAACGTCGAGTTATTATTAGGATTAGAGATTAAGTAA
- the LOC116779245 gene encoding uncharacterized protein LOC116779245, protein MYTLILFLLAWSVVKSDKLNLPNDFDSFPPPYLQSKYEFAKAASYLQHQLPDYNTSGQNLEFGGIVRIISELAYRIRPQNPPQRYMPYKILDAHLPYAWTEYKFIVNKTRELLLDAESKIKPMSRTLDSKCNTIRDTDVCNKLAANIIKRKDYLQPHANLLIQLGRVSKNFNAFSNTFDVLSLDRQQISFLKHHLDDSHIRHYIKELSKTYSLIKNIY, encoded by the exons ATGTATACCCTGATACTGTTTTTACTTGCGTGGTCGGTTGTAAAGTCGGATAAACTAAATCTTCCAAATGACTTCGACAGTTTTCCCCCTCCTTACCTTCaatcaaaatatgaatttgCAAAAGCTGCGAGTTACCTTCAGCATCAact GCCTGATTATAATACAAGCGGGCAGAATTTAGAATTTGGAGGCATTGTGAGAATAATCAGTGAATTGGCATACAGAATCCGACCTCAAAATCCGCCACAGAGATACAtgccttataaaattttagacgCTCATCTTCCCTACGCGTGGAcagaatacaaatttattgtcAATAAAACGAGAGAACTCTTGTTAGACGCAGAGAGTAAAATAAAGCCG ATGTCAAGGACGCTCGATTCGAAATGCAACACCATAAGGGATACTGACGTTTGCAACAAATTGGCGgcaaatattatcaaaagaaAGGATTACTTGCAGCCGCACGCAAACTTACTGATTCAACTGGGTCGtgtttcaaaaaatttcaacGCTTTCTCCAATACATTTGACGTTCTGTCACTTGACAGGCAAcagatatcatttttaaaacatcactTGGATGACTCTCATATACGACACTACATCAAGGAACTGTCCAAAACATACAgcctaattaaaaatatatattaa